A genomic region of Terriglobales bacterium contains the following coding sequences:
- a CDS encoding EamA family transporter, whose translation MATDDTQTGASPPAFRLPHYLAYLTLCLIWGTTWMAIRVLVRDVPPLWSAGVRFILAAAIMLLISAVRGSQAPQGPREWRAVCVLGITMIALPFGLLFWAEQSVTSSMSAVLYSAMPLCVAAFTPWMSKHSVPRTAIFGMVLGAGGIAVLFGQGLAATRSTLLGGVAILLAVISNAFSIHFAKREISGMDPVATTGWQFLVGAVVLVAGSSVMERGRASQWTPHALLALLFLAVVGSAVAFGLYYWLLRHVQPYQISTLSLVVPLVAIVEGALILREPIPPLMLVASLVVLAAVAGVLRAQAGQPAPITLSEG comes from the coding sequence ATGGCGACCGACGACACCCAGACCGGCGCCTCGCCCCCTGCCTTCCGCCTTCCCCATTACCTCGCCTACCTCACCCTCTGCCTCATCTGGGGCACCACCTGGATGGCCATCCGCGTCCTGGTGCGCGACGTGCCGCCGCTCTGGTCCGCCGGCGTGCGCTTCATTCTGGCCGCCGCCATCATGCTGCTGATATCGGCGGTCCGCGGCTCCCAAGCGCCTCAGGGGCCGCGCGAGTGGCGCGCGGTTTGTGTCCTGGGGATCACCATGATCGCCTTGCCCTTCGGACTTCTCTTCTGGGCCGAGCAGTCCGTCACCTCTTCCATGTCCGCGGTGCTCTACTCCGCCATGCCTCTGTGTGTGGCCGCGTTCACTCCATGGATGAGCAAGCACTCGGTCCCGCGAACAGCGATCTTCGGCATGGTGCTGGGTGCGGGCGGGATCGCCGTGCTCTTCGGCCAGGGCCTGGCCGCTACGCGCAGCACACTCTTGGGCGGGGTGGCCATCCTGCTGGCCGTGATCTCAAATGCCTTTTCCATCCACTTCGCCAAACGCGAGATCTCCGGCATGGACCCGGTTGCCACCACCGGTTGGCAGTTCCTGGTAGGCGCAGTGGTGCTGGTGGCGGGCAGTTCGGTGATGGAGCGCGGCCGCGCGTCCCAGTGGACTCCGCACGCCCTCCTCGCTTTGCTGTTCCTGGCCGTGGTGGGCTCGGCGGTCGCCTTCGGTCTGTATTACTGGCTGTTGCGCCACGTGCAGCCCTACCAGATCTCGACCCTCAGCCTAGTGGTGCCCCTTGTGGCCATTGTGGAGGGCGCACTTATCCTGCGGGAACCTATCCCGCCGCTCATGCTGGTGGCGTCGCTGGTGGTGCTGGCGGCGGTGGCGGGTGTGCTGCGCGCCCAGGCGGGCCAGCCGGCGCCCATCACGCTGTCGGAGGGGTGA